The following are from one region of the Jeongeupia sp. USM3 genome:
- a CDS encoding M14-type cytosolic carboxypeptidase — protein MIRISSHFDSGSIDVIDATDPANIRLALRPDNASPFSQWFHFRVSGARGTDCVLNIGNAADSAYPDGWPDYHAVASYDRENWFRVPTDYDGRTLTIRHTPRHDAIWFAYFEPYSWERHQQLLGGALEASPWAELLPLGVTPDGHDFDALRIGVDTPGKRKVWLIARQHPGESMAEWFAEGFLEALLDTQNALGRALLEKAVFYVVPNMNPDGSVRGNLRTNAMGANLNREWATPSPERSPEVGWVRQLMQQTGVDVFLDIHGDEAIPHNFVSGCDDIPSFSARQAELQVVFNAAWLTASPDFQTVHGYENGKFGPETLTIATKWVGETFGCLAYTIEMPFKDTFDRPVPEVGWNGERSRQFGASVLAPLWAVVDRSR, from the coding sequence ATGATCCGCATCAGCAGCCATTTCGACTCCGGTTCGATCGACGTCATCGACGCGACCGACCCCGCCAACATCCGCCTCGCCCTGCGGCCCGACAATGCGTCGCCGTTCAGCCAGTGGTTCCATTTCCGCGTGTCCGGCGCGCGCGGTACCGACTGCGTGCTGAACATCGGCAATGCCGCGGACTCGGCGTACCCGGACGGCTGGCCCGACTACCATGCGGTCGCCTCGTACGACCGCGAAAACTGGTTCCGCGTACCGACCGACTACGACGGCCGGACGCTGACGATCCGCCATACGCCGCGGCACGACGCGATCTGGTTCGCCTACTTCGAACCGTATTCGTGGGAGCGCCACCAGCAACTGCTCGGCGGCGCGCTCGAAGCGTCGCCGTGGGCCGAGCTGCTGCCGCTCGGCGTTACGCCCGACGGCCACGATTTCGATGCGCTGAGGATCGGCGTCGACACCCCGGGCAAGCGCAAGGTCTGGCTGATCGCGCGCCAGCACCCGGGCGAGAGCATGGCCGAGTGGTTTGCCGAGGGCTTTCTCGAGGCGCTGCTCGACACCCAGAACGCGCTCGGCCGGGCACTGCTCGAGAAGGCGGTGTTCTACGTCGTGCCGAACATGAACCCCGACGGCAGCGTGCGCGGCAACCTGCGCACCAACGCGATGGGCGCGAACCTGAACCGCGAATGGGCGACGCCGTCGCCCGAGCGCAGCCCCGAAGTGGGGTGGGTGCGGCAACTGATGCAGCAGACCGGCGTCGACGTCTTCCTCGACATCCATGGCGACGAGGCGATTCCGCACAACTTCGTCTCCGGCTGCGACGACATCCCGTCGTTCTCGGCCAGACAGGCCGAACTGCAGGTGGTGTTCAACGCCGCATGGCTGACCGCCAGCCCGGATTTCCAGACCGTGCACGGCTACGAGAACGGCAAGTTCGGCCCCGAGACGCTGACGATCGCGACCAAGTGGGTCGGCGAGACCTTCGGCTGCCTCGCGTACACGATCGAGATGCCGTTCAAGGACACGTTCGACAGGCCGGTACCCGAGGTCGGCTGGAACGGCGAGCGCTCGCGCCAGTTCGGCGCCTCGGTGCTGGCGCCGCTGTGGGCGGTGGTCGACCGCTCGCGCTGA
- a CDS encoding O-antigen ligase, producing the protein MLVINKNPIAYGLLALLVMLMPLMANTALPGLRNTSLGLLLLLSLVALYRNRPKVDPWLAAAWAGYFALNTASLVITDGWADSRTEYIRSVLTPSVLLLSILAVASYFDTRTQLRLGVVASALTTVLYAWSVYQLWGALQASLFNRDYGFRFLVFLPFLLLALIGKLGRFWTGLAALLLVLQIIAIALMGFRGAWLVLAVVVPLFAWRHLSRNGLLVLAGVVIATGIVSAKLTRQFAPQTYQYVEAKLRQTDSSGRVDFLWKPTITMIKGAPLLGHGYGNANFSKTFAAEAPKHDDWVWKEATHPHNIWLEVAFATGLAGAALLLTIMLRSVWLLWQRSRVGDHLAEAALLGLVGFYGVLGMTEPLAWAPLGLFAGIALAQSARFETKP; encoded by the coding sequence ATGCTGGTAATCAACAAGAACCCGATCGCCTACGGCCTGCTGGCGCTGCTGGTGATGCTGATGCCGCTGATGGCCAATACCGCGCTGCCGGGCCTGCGGAACACCAGCCTGGGCCTGCTGCTGCTGCTGTCGCTCGTGGCGCTCTACCGCAATCGTCCCAAGGTCGATCCGTGGCTGGCTGCGGCCTGGGCCGGCTACTTCGCGCTCAATACCGCCTCGCTCGTCATCACCGACGGCTGGGCCGACAGCCGCACCGAATACATCCGCAGCGTACTGACCCCGTCGGTCCTGCTGCTGTCGATACTGGCCGTCGCATCGTACTTCGATACCCGGACGCAGCTGAGGCTGGGGGTCGTCGCGTCGGCGCTGACGACGGTGCTGTATGCCTGGTCGGTCTATCAGTTATGGGGGGCATTGCAGGCCAGTCTGTTCAATCGCGACTACGGCTTCCGGTTCCTCGTTTTCTTGCCGTTTTTGCTGCTGGCACTGATCGGCAAGCTGGGTCGGTTCTGGACCGGGCTTGCTGCACTTTTGCTTGTGTTGCAGATCATCGCGATCGCGCTGATGGGATTCCGCGGTGCCTGGCTGGTACTGGCCGTGGTTGTCCCGCTGTTCGCTTGGCGGCATCTGAGCCGCAATGGCCTGTTGGTGCTGGCGGGGGTTGTGATTGCGACAGGTATTGTATCGGCCAAGCTGACCAGACAGTTCGCACCGCAAACCTATCAGTACGTCGAAGCCAAGTTGCGCCAGACCGATTCCTCTGGTCGGGTGGACTTCCTGTGGAAGCCAACCATCACCATGATCAAGGGTGCGCCCTTACTCGGCCACGGCTACGGCAATGCCAACTTCAGCAAGACCTTCGCCGCCGAGGCGCCCAAGCACGATGACTGGGTGTGGAAGGAAGCCACCCACCCGCACAACATCTGGCTTGAGGTCGCTTTTGCGACGGGCCTGGCCGGCGCCGCGCTGCTGTTGACGATCATGCTGCGCAGCGTCTGGTTGCTGTGGCAACGCAGCCGCGTAGGCGACCATCTGGCCGAAGCGGCGCTGCTGGGTCTGGTCGGCTTCTACGGCGTGCTCGGCATGACCGAACCGCTGGCGTGGGCGCCGCTCGGCCTGTTTGCCGGTATCGCGCTGGCGCAGTCGGCGCGCTTCGAGACGAAACCGTGA
- a CDS encoding glycosyltransferase family 9 protein, which yields MTRVLLIRRDNIGDLILTTPLIKALAAQPGWQVDVLVNSYNGAILDGNPDVARVYRYKKLHHRDAGESAWQVIAERIRTVLDIRRAGYDIAIVAKEAWDKRPLQWATLSGAKRIVALCDAGRPGHPRITDLVPAPEFGSEHLVERLHRLLAPLGIHASPGPLRLFADAGRVAALRAEYGIDGSVPVYALQLSARKVKQRWPVERLAELARRLTASGPCRLVILWSPGAADDPRHPGDDDKAQALVAACPGLPLQPIRTMSLAGLMAAMQLCDQVITADGGAMHVAAGLGKPVVALFGNSNAAAWAPWGVPHEILQTEERDVNAISVDMVFAAHRRLCGVAD from the coding sequence GTGACCCGCGTGCTGCTGATCCGTCGCGACAATATCGGCGACCTGATCCTGACCACGCCGCTGATCAAGGCGCTCGCCGCGCAGCCGGGCTGGCAGGTCGACGTACTGGTCAACAGTTACAACGGGGCGATTCTCGACGGCAATCCGGACGTCGCGCGCGTCTACCGCTACAAGAAGCTGCATCACCGCGATGCCGGCGAGTCCGCGTGGCAGGTGATCGCCGAACGCATCCGCACGGTGCTGGACATCCGCCGTGCGGGCTACGATATCGCGATCGTCGCCAAGGAGGCATGGGACAAGCGGCCGCTGCAGTGGGCAACGCTGTCCGGCGCAAAGCGCATCGTCGCGCTGTGCGATGCCGGCCGGCCCGGCCACCCGCGCATCACCGATCTGGTGCCTGCACCGGAATTCGGCAGCGAGCATCTGGTCGAACGGCTGCACCGGCTGCTGGCACCGCTCGGCATCCATGCGTCGCCCGGCCCCCTGCGGCTGTTTGCCGATGCCGGCCGTGTCGCCGCCTTGCGGGCCGAATACGGCATCGACGGCAGCGTGCCGGTGTACGCGCTGCAGCTCAGCGCCCGCAAGGTCAAGCAGCGCTGGCCGGTCGAACGGCTGGCCGAACTCGCGCGACGGCTGACCGCATCGGGGCCATGCCGGCTGGTGATCCTGTGGTCGCCCGGTGCCGCCGACGATCCGCGCCATCCCGGCGACGACGACAAGGCTCAGGCGCTGGTGGCTGCCTGCCCCGGCCTGCCGCTGCAGCCGATCCGAACGATGTCGCTGGCCGGGCTGATGGCGGCGATGCAGCTGTGCGATCAGGTGATCACCGCCGATGGCGGCGCGATGCACGTTGCCGCCGGCCTCGGCAAACCGGTCGTCGCGCTGTTCGGCAACAGCAATGCCGCAGCGTGGGCGCCGTGGGGCGTGCCGCACGAAATCCTCCAGACCGAGGAACGCGATGTGAACGCGATCAGCGTCGACATGGTCTTTGCCGCTCACCGGCGCCTGTGTGGCGTGGCCGACTAG
- a CDS encoding IS481 family transposase, protein MNTHKNARLTYLRRLEMVQDITEHGLSTAAAAARHGVSAVTTRKWLGRYLVGGAAALLDKSSRPERSPRAIAPSVALTIIELRRKLFLQARIASYIGVSKATVSRVLRHAGLSRLSDLQPAEPVQRYERETPGELLHVDIKKLARFEQVGHRITGDRRQNSRNSGWEYLFVAIDDHSRIAFTRLYPDERRASAIDFLRAANDYFKTLGVPLQRLITDNGPAFRSHDFGRVCVELGIKQRFTRAYRPQTNGKAERFIQSALREWAYGQTYQHSDERGAVLRYWNHYYNWHRPHHGIGCHVPMSRLSATKNNVLTLHI, encoded by the coding sequence ATGAACACACATAAGAATGCCCGACTGACGTATCTGCGTCGCCTGGAAATGGTTCAGGACATCACCGAGCATGGTTTGTCGACCGCGGCGGCGGCGGCACGCCATGGCGTAAGCGCGGTCACCACCCGCAAGTGGCTGGGCCGCTATCTGGTCGGCGGCGCGGCTGCCTTGCTCGACAAATCCTCGCGTCCCGAGCGCTCGCCACGTGCCATTGCGCCCAGCGTTGCCCTGACGATCATCGAATTGCGTCGCAAGCTGTTCCTGCAGGCTCGCATCGCAAGCTATATCGGCGTGTCCAAAGCAACCGTCAGTCGCGTGCTGCGACACGCAGGGCTATCGCGGTTAAGCGACCTGCAGCCCGCAGAGCCTGTGCAGCGCTACGAGCGCGAAACGCCCGGCGAACTGCTGCACGTCGACATCAAGAAGCTCGCCCGCTTCGAGCAGGTCGGCCATCGCATCACCGGCGATCGTCGCCAGAACAGCCGAAACAGCGGCTGGGAATATCTGTTCGTGGCGATCGACGACCATAGTCGCATCGCCTTCACCCGACTCTACCCCGACGAGCGCCGCGCCAGCGCCATCGACTTCCTGCGTGCGGCCAACGACTACTTCAAAACGCTGGGCGTACCGCTCCAGCGCCTGATCACCGATAACGGGCCCGCCTTCCGCTCCCATGACTTCGGCCGCGTTTGCGTTGAACTGGGCATTAAGCAGAGGTTCACCCGCGCCTACCGACCGCAAACCAACGGCAAGGCCGAGCGCTTCATCCAGTCCGCGCTGCGCGAATGGGCCTACGGCCAAACCTATCAACACTCGGATGAGCGCGGCGCAGTCCTGAGGTATTGGAATCATTATTACAACTGGCACCGTCCGCATCACGGCATCGGCTGCCACGTGCCCATGTCCCGTCTCTCAGCAACGAAAAACAACGTCTTGACTCTTCACATCTAG
- the metW gene encoding methionine biosynthesis protein MetW, whose protein sequence is MSTAINPAAKAAAAAPELRPDLNQIGHWIARGSRVLDLGCGDGALLSWLATHKDVRGYGVEIDVDGVVACISRGVNVIQSNLEVGLAQFDDDSFDYVVLSLTIQAMHNIEGILTEMARVGRTGIVTFPNFGYWENRWQILQGRMPVSETIPYEWYNTPNIHFCTVSDFDRLLIKLGMKNTGRVVLANGKRVEFMPNLLGNLALVRFERETRS, encoded by the coding sequence ATGAGCACCGCCATCAATCCTGCTGCCAAGGCCGCCGCCGCCGCACCCGAACTGCGTCCCGACCTCAACCAGATCGGCCACTGGATCGCCCGCGGCTCGCGCGTGCTCGACCTCGGCTGCGGCGACGGCGCGCTGCTGTCGTGGCTGGCAACGCACAAGGACGTGCGCGGCTACGGCGTCGAGATCGACGTCGACGGCGTCGTCGCCTGCATCTCGCGCGGCGTCAACGTGATCCAGAGCAACCTCGAGGTCGGACTGGCGCAGTTCGACGACGACAGCTTCGACTACGTCGTGCTGTCGCTGACGATCCAGGCGATGCACAACATCGAGGGCATCCTGACCGAGATGGCGCGCGTCGGCCGCACCGGCATCGTCACCTTCCCGAACTTCGGCTACTGGGAAAACCGCTGGCAGATCCTGCAGGGGCGGATGCCGGTGTCGGAAACGATTCCGTACGAGTGGTACAACACGCCGAATATCCATTTCTGCACCGTCAGCGACTTCGATCGGCTATTGATCAAGCTCGGCATGAAGAACACCGGCCGCGTCGTGCTCGCCAACGGCAAGCGCGTCGAATTCATGCCCAACCTCTTGGGCAACCTGGCACTGGTGCGGTTCGAGCGCGAGACGAGGAGCTAG
- a CDS encoding homoserine O-acetyltransferase: MPDRQSVGIVAPQTAVFDAPIQLASGATLPRFELVYETYGTLNADASNAILICHALSGHHHVAGRHRADDKAPGWWDNMIGPGKPIDTDRFFVIGVNNLGGCHGSTGPASIDPETGTPYGSRFPVLLVADWVQTQAMLADRLGIRQFAAIIGGSLGGMQALRWAITHPERVRHALVIASAPKLTAQNIAFNDVARQAIITDPDFHGGDFYGFNTVPRRGLRLARMLGHITYLSDDGMGEKFGRLLRSGEYKFGYDVEFEIESYLRYQGDKFSDYFDANTYLLMTKALDYFDPARHYGGDLAEAMRQAQARFLVVSFTTDWRFAPDRSREIVKALLDAKKDVSYAEIESAHGHDAFLMEDAPYHALMRGYLARIADEVNPLPQEARA, translated from the coding sequence ATGCCCGACCGTCAATCCGTCGGCATCGTCGCGCCGCAAACCGCGGTCTTCGACGCGCCGATCCAGCTCGCCAGCGGCGCCACGCTGCCGCGCTTCGAGCTTGTCTACGAGACCTACGGCACGCTCAATGCCGATGCGTCCAATGCCATCCTGATCTGTCACGCGCTGTCGGGCCATCACCACGTCGCCGGCCGCCATCGTGCCGACGACAAGGCGCCGGGCTGGTGGGACAACATGATCGGGCCGGGCAAGCCGATCGATACCGACCGCTTCTTCGTCATCGGCGTCAACAACCTCGGCGGCTGTCACGGCTCGACCGGGCCGGCGAGCATCGACCCGGAGACCGGCACGCCCTATGGCTCGCGCTTTCCGGTGCTGCTGGTGGCCGACTGGGTGCAGACGCAGGCGATGCTGGCCGACCGGCTCGGCATCCGCCAGTTCGCGGCGATCATCGGCGGCAGCCTCGGCGGCATGCAGGCGCTGCGCTGGGCGATCACCCATCCGGAGCGCGTCCGCCACGCGCTGGTGATCGCATCGGCGCCGAAACTGACCGCGCAGAACATCGCTTTCAACGACGTCGCCCGCCAGGCGATCATCACCGATCCGGACTTCCACGGTGGCGACTTCTACGGCTTCAACACCGTGCCGCGCCGCGGGCTGCGGCTGGCGCGCATGCTCGGCCACATCACCTATCTCAGTGACGACGGCATGGGCGAGAAATTCGGCCGGCTGCTGCGCTCGGGCGAGTACAAGTTCGGTTACGACGTCGAGTTCGAGATCGAATCCTACCTGCGCTACCAGGGCGACAAGTTCTCCGACTACTTCGACGCCAACACCTACCTCTTGATGACCAAGGCGCTCGACTACTTCGACCCGGCACGGCACTACGGCGGCGACCTGGCCGAGGCGATGCGCCAGGCGCAGGCGCGCTTTCTGGTCGTCTCGTTCACGACCGACTGGCGCTTCGCGCCAGACCGTTCGCGCGAGATCGTCAAGGCGCTGCTCGACGCGAAGAAGGACGTCAGCTACGCCGAGATCGAATCGGCGCACGGCCACGACGCCTTCCTGATGGAGGACGCGCCCTACCACGCGCTGATGCGCGGCTATCTCGCGCGCATCGCCGACGAGGTCAACCCGCTGCCGCAGGAGGCCCGCGCATGA
- a CDS encoding glycosyltransferase family 9 protein, whose amino-acid sequence MKRAVKSVIMQGGQGDAIMAAYGMAALHALKPGIFADDVVCYPRSLAAPLIQALLPWAKVLPIDKSNGSAHPRFYTSAAKTTLGSAYKNWFGPDWINNFAERRRLASTGYQPPGGAARLARWLTDRRLIGNTRWRREAPDYYAIKMWAPLAEYHGFSEIDLGRALYATVDELKANIGKALGDYRSPLPVPTLAVFPSGASFQTMPPAFLARLVAALPGVEVRAFFGPGDATMPDYTALGIACEITPTLNDVLYVLRHAPAVITVDSFVSHLAQLFADGHIAAMSHDLPVHTAHPGAASRIVFKAMPCVPCNYLPKAGRCAAGFGQCGVYDRDDYFDQLLRTVRRMMPET is encoded by the coding sequence ATGAAACGAGCAGTGAAGTCGGTCATCATGCAGGGCGGTCAGGGCGACGCCATCATGGCCGCATACGGCATGGCGGCGCTGCACGCGCTCAAGCCGGGCATCTTCGCCGACGATGTGGTCTGCTATCCGCGCTCGCTCGCCGCGCCGCTGATCCAGGCGCTGCTGCCGTGGGCGAAGGTACTGCCGATCGACAAAAGCAACGGCTCGGCGCACCCGCGCTTTTACACCAGCGCCGCGAAGACGACGCTCGGTTCGGCGTACAAGAACTGGTTCGGCCCGGACTGGATCAACAATTTCGCCGAGCGCCGCCGGCTGGCATCGACCGGCTATCAGCCACCGGGCGGCGCGGCACGGCTGGCGCGTTGGCTGACCGACAGGCGCCTGATCGGCAACACCCGCTGGCGCCGCGAAGCGCCCGATTACTACGCGATCAAGATGTGGGCACCGCTGGCCGAATACCACGGCTTCAGCGAAATCGATCTCGGCCGTGCGCTGTACGCGACGGTCGACGAACTGAAAGCGAACATCGGCAAGGCGCTTGGCGATTACCGGTCGCCGCTGCCGGTTCCGACGCTGGCGGTGTTTCCTAGCGGCGCGTCGTTCCAGACGATGCCGCCGGCGTTTCTGGCCCGGCTGGTCGCCGCGCTGCCCGGCGTCGAAGTCCGTGCCTTCTTCGGCCCCGGCGACGCGACCATGCCCGACTACACCGCACTCGGCATCGCCTGTGAAATCACGCCGACGCTGAACGACGTGCTCTACGTGCTCAGGCATGCGCCGGCGGTGATCACCGTCGACAGCTTCGTCTCGCACCTGGCGCAACTGTTCGCCGACGGCCACATTGCCGCGATGTCGCACGACCTGCCGGTGCATACCGCCCACCCGGGCGCCGCCAGCCGGATCGTGTTCAAGGCCATGCCCTGCGTGCCGTGCAACTACCTGCCCAAGGCCGGCCGGTGCGCGGCGGGGTTCGGGCAATGCGGCGTCTACGACCGTGACGACTATTTCGACCAACTGCTGCGGACGGTGCGCCGCATGATGCCGGAGACGTGA
- a CDS encoding glycosyltransferase, which yields MKLLMTCAPIHPVPPRHSAAVEWWMYQVGLRTQHDMLIACTHQPGYAVDEQVSERLRIHRVQIGRTYKRLFQKWTKLDPYGYADRVLAQARRSGAELVYVHNSISTYAEIKRRARGLPLVLHMHNEQPAATLSADDKLVVPSRYLQDWYAVNSKARDIRVIANGVDLDAPPQAPLALPPSDKRTVLFAGRFSEEKGALALANAFLASPELAARCRLLLVGESDPAKLTGQRADYVRKVRDAVDRLGDGVFAGSLAPEGMQAAYRAADLVVVPSLFEEPFCMVAIEAMAAGMPVLASRRGGMPEYLVDGETGFLIGDPLDAAGLAGDILRALDAPERNDVIAASTAMVRARFGWSRIAADFDAYCAAAAGG from the coding sequence GTGAAGCTGTTGATGACGTGTGCGCCGATCCATCCGGTGCCGCCGCGCCATAGTGCCGCGGTCGAGTGGTGGATGTATCAGGTGGGGCTGCGCACGCAGCACGACATGCTGATCGCTTGCACGCACCAGCCCGGCTACGCGGTCGACGAGCAGGTGTCCGAGCGGCTGCGCATCCACCGGGTGCAGATCGGCCGGACGTACAAGCGGCTGTTCCAGAAATGGACCAAGCTCGACCCCTACGGCTACGCCGACCGGGTACTGGCACAGGCGCGCCGCAGCGGTGCCGAACTGGTCTACGTCCACAATTCGATCAGCACCTATGCCGAGATCAAGCGCCGCGCGCGCGGTCTGCCGCTGGTCTTGCACATGCACAACGAGCAGCCGGCGGCGACGTTGTCCGCCGACGACAAGCTGGTCGTACCGAGCCGCTATCTGCAGGACTGGTACGCGGTCAACAGCAAGGCACGCGACATCCGCGTGATCGCCAACGGCGTCGACCTCGACGCGCCGCCGCAGGCGCCGCTGGCGCTGCCACCGAGCGACAAGCGCACGGTGCTGTTCGCCGGGCGCTTCTCCGAGGAAAAGGGCGCGCTGGCGCTGGCCAATGCTTTCCTCGCATCGCCCGAACTGGCTGCACGCTGCCGGCTGCTGCTGGTCGGCGAGAGCGATCCGGCCAAGCTCACGGGGCAGCGCGCCGACTACGTGCGCAAGGTCCGCGATGCGGTTGACCGACTCGGCGATGGCGTGTTTGCCGGCTCCTTGGCGCCCGAAGGCATGCAGGCCGCATATCGTGCGGCCGATCTGGTCGTCGTCCCGTCCTTGTTCGAGGAGCCGTTCTGCATGGTCGCGATCGAAGCGATGGCCGCCGGCATGCCGGTGCTGGCGTCGCGGCGCGGCGGCATGCCCGAGTATCTGGTCGACGGCGAAACCGGCTTCCTGATCGGCGATCCGCTTGACGCGGCCGGGCTGGCCGGCGATATCCTGCGCGCACTCGATGCACCGGAGCGCAACGACGTGATTGCCGCGTCAACCGCGATGGTGCGCGCGCGTTTTGGCTGGTCGCGCATCGCCGCCGATTTCGACGCGTATTGCGCCGCCGCCGCGGGCGGCTAG
- a CDS encoding Gfo/Idh/MocA family protein has translation MIRWGILGCGNIARRFAQGLGHVADATLAAVWNRNTDKADAFAREFGGAAYASLEGLLKSDVDAVYIATPHTSHARLAIQALAAGKHVLCEKPAAISATELETVLACARKHERLFMEAMKPPFYPLYRKLREHLALDPVGPVGFVRAGFANPGVPREHMLWDPEMAGGSLLDIGIYSAFLAVDWLGPVRDVQVLGRLDGGVDAFASVNARHERGIAQLYSGIDLAGSGDALLSGPAGHIVLHEKWWNPVRATIHYADGRKVELEAPMTGSGLNYETAHFGALIKEGQLESPVVTHDHSRAMIALVDAARAGLGLVYPFED, from the coding sequence ATGATACGTTGGGGCATACTCGGCTGCGGCAACATCGCCCGCCGCTTTGCGCAGGGTCTGGGTCACGTCGCCGACGCGACGCTCGCCGCGGTCTGGAACCGCAATACCGACAAGGCCGACGCGTTTGCACGCGAGTTCGGCGGTGCCGCCTACGCCAGCCTCGAAGGGCTGCTGAAGAGCGATGTCGACGCCGTCTACATCGCCACGCCGCACACCAGCCACGCGCGGCTGGCGATCCAGGCACTTGCCGCCGGCAAGCACGTGCTGTGCGAAAAGCCGGCCGCGATCAGCGCCACCGAGCTCGAAACGGTGCTGGCCTGCGCGCGCAAGCACGAGCGCCTGTTCATGGAGGCGATGAAGCCGCCGTTCTATCCGCTGTACCGCAAGCTGCGCGAGCATCTGGCGCTCGACCCCGTCGGCCCGGTCGGCTTCGTGCGCGCCGGCTTCGCCAACCCCGGCGTGCCGCGCGAACACATGCTGTGGGATCCGGAGATGGCCGGCGGCAGCCTGCTCGACATCGGCATCTACAGCGCCTTCCTCGCGGTCGACTGGCTCGGTCCGGTCCGCGACGTGCAGGTGCTCGGCCGGCTCGACGGCGGCGTCGATGCCTTTGCCAGCGTCAACGCCCGGCACGAGCGCGGCATCGCCCAGCTCTACAGCGGCATCGACCTCGCCGGCAGCGGCGACGCGCTGCTGTCGGGCCCTGCCGGCCATATCGTGCTGCACGAGAAATGGTGGAATCCGGTTCGTGCAACGATCCATTACGCCGATGGCCGCAAGGTCGAACTCGAAGCGCCGATGACCGGCAGCGGCCTCAATTACGAAACCGCGCACTTCGGCGCGCTGATCAAGGAAGGCCAGCTCGAGAGCCCGGTCGTCACCCATGACCATTCGCGCGCGATGATCGCGCTGGTCGACGCCGCGCGCGCCGGTCTCGGGCTGGTCTACCCGTTCGAGGACTGA
- a CDS encoding glycoside hydrolase family 16 protein, translated as MWLALPCAVLLAACAGPQLGELNWQSQRRHGGPGPNQFDNRNVWHDEQGRMHLAIVKRDGQWTCAEAVLGRALGFGRYEFEIEQLPELGPELVLGFFNYASYGTAIDGTNEIDIEIARWGNPDHPNGNFTVWPADPAFGKRHHGFEVRPGAGPVRFSFDWLPTAVDFEVSQGQTVLARWRHAPENPQAMIPQRPLPVMINYWLFEGRAPQVRPPEIVVTAFRFTPRPR; from the coding sequence ATGTGGCTGGCGCTGCCGTGTGCGGTACTGCTGGCCGCTTGCGCCGGACCCCAGCTCGGCGAGCTGAACTGGCAGTCGCAGCGCCGTCACGGCGGCCCGGGGCCGAACCAGTTCGACAACCGCAACGTCTGGCACGACGAGCAGGGCCGGATGCATCTGGCGATCGTTAAGCGTGACGGACAATGGACCTGTGCCGAGGCAGTGCTCGGCCGGGCGCTCGGCTTCGGCCGCTACGAGTTCGAAATCGAGCAGTTGCCCGAGCTCGGCCCGGAGCTCGTGCTCGGCTTCTTCAATTACGCCAGCTATGGCACGGCCATCGACGGCACGAACGAGATCGACATCGAGATCGCCCGCTGGGGAAATCCGGATCATCCGAACGGTAATTTTACCGTCTGGCCGGCCGATCCGGCATTCGGCAAGCGCCATCACGGTTTCGAAGTCAGGCCGGGCGCCGGCCCGGTGCGCTTCAGCTTCGACTGGCTGCCGACCGCCGTCGACTTCGAGGTGAGTCAGGGCCAGACCGTACTGGCGCGCTGGCGCCACGCGCCGGAGAATCCGCAGGCAATGATCCCGCAGCGGCCGCTGCCGGTGATGATCAACTACTGGCTGTTCGAGGGCCGCGCGCCGCAGGTCCGGCCGCCGGAGATCGTCGTCACCGCCTTCCGCTTCACGCCGCGCCCCCGCTGA